One part of the Candidatus Saccharimonadales bacterium genome encodes these proteins:
- a CDS encoding type IV pilus twitching motility protein PilT, translated as MKQEVRIELLLEEVIRRKASDLHVQIGLPPMLRVDGRLTPITEYDPLNEESIERLIFSILDDDQKQILLKDKEFDFSFAFGDLARFRVNAFHERGNLAAALRLIPNEIKTVEELGLPGIVNNFTNYPRGLVLVTGPTGSGKSTTLAALIDRINSERADHIITIEDPIEFTHKSKRSVIVQREVHYDTYSFSAALRSSLREDPDVVLIGEMRDLETISAAITIAETGHLVFATLHTNSAAQSIDRMIDVFPPHQQPQIRSQLANILMAICSQRLIPAIGGGRVAGAEILVATPAVRNIIREGKAHQLDAVIQTGGQLGMQSMDKTLVGMIQAGTITYDEARNYAVDLDEFERMMRG; from the coding sequence GCTTCGTGTTGATGGTCGTCTTACTCCTATTACTGAGTACGATCCGCTTAACGAAGAGTCGATTGAACGGCTCATCTTCTCGATTCTTGATGATGACCAGAAGCAGATTCTTCTAAAGGATAAAGAGTTTGACTTCTCGTTTGCCTTCGGCGACTTGGCCCGATTCCGTGTCAACGCATTCCACGAGCGAGGTAACTTAGCGGCCGCCCTGCGGCTTATCCCTAACGAAATTAAAACTGTCGAAGAACTTGGTCTCCCGGGCATTGTTAACAACTTTACGAACTACCCACGTGGACTAGTCCTTGTCACTGGACCGACAGGTTCTGGTAAATCAACAACTCTAGCAGCGTTAATCGATCGTATCAACAGCGAGCGAGCGGACCACATCATCACAATTGAGGACCCGATCGAGTTCACCCATAAGTCAAAGAGATCGGTTATCGTTCAGCGAGAGGTTCACTATGACACCTACTCATTCTCAGCGGCCCTTCGCTCGAGCCTGCGTGAGGATCCAGACGTTGTCCTGATAGGTGAGATGAGGGATCTTGAAACGATCTCAGCTGCTATCACAATTGCCGAAACCGGCCACTTGGTCTTTGCTACTCTGCACACTAACTCGGCCGCTCAGTCGATTGATCGAATGATCGACGTCTTTCCACCTCACCAACAGCCCCAAATCCGCTCACAGCTTGCAAACATTCTAATGGCTATCTGTTCTCAGCGCCTCATCCCAGCTATTGGCGGTGGGCGTGTTGCCGGAGCCGAGATCTTAGTGGCAACACCAGCTGTGCGTAACATTATCCGCGAGGGCAAGGCTCATCAGCTAGATGCAGTCATCCAGACAGGCGGGCAGCTGGGTATGCAGTCGATGGATAAGACACTAGTCGGGATGATACAGGCTGGAACAATCACTTATGACGAGGCTCGTAACTATGCGGTTGATTTAGACGAGTTTGAGCGAATGATGAGGGGCTAA